GCTGCACGGTCTCGATGCGGACCGCCTCCACGCGGGTCGCGTAGCGCTTCTCGCCGCTCGCGTCGGTCCACGCGTCGTTCACGAGGCGTCCCTCGACGAACGCCGCGTCGCCCTTGGCGAGGTCGCCGGCGGCGAGCGCGACATCGCGCCAGGCGCGGACGTCGACGTAGTGCACCGGCGCATCGCCCCCGCGCGGCGCGCGGTCCTGCACCGCCACGACCAACGCGACGCGTTCGGGACCGTCGCTCGGGCGGGTGAGGTCGGCGTCGCGCGCCAGGTTGCCGAGCACCCGCACGTGGTTCACCGCGTCGCGCAGGCGCGGCTGGTCGCGCGCATCGAACGCCACGGGATCCTCCGGGTCGCGCCCCCCGACGTCCAGGCGCTCGATGCGCGTCCCGATCACGTCGAGGCGGCTGCGGGTCCGACCGTCGTCGTCCGTCCACCGGGCCTGCTCGAGGTGCCCCTCGAGCCAGACCGGTGTGCCGACGCGCAGGTGGTCCGCGACGCGTTCCGCTTGGGCGCCGAACACCGTCGCGCGTTGGTACCAGGGCCGCGTCCGAGGTGCGCCGTCCTCGTCGCGGGCGTGCTCGTCGCCCCCGAGGTCGAGGCGCAGCACGGCGTCGCCCTTCGGGGTGTAGCGAAGGTCGGGCTCGCGCACGAGCGTGCCGATGAGGAGCAGCGAGTTGAGGCCGAGGGCCATGGGGGTCACCTCCGTCGTCCACGTCCGACCCCGCGCCGTCGCCGCGCCCGTGGGCGACGCGGTCCCGGTCCGGCCGAACGCCGGCCGCGGGCGGGACCCCGAGGGTAGGGGGCGCGCCGGAGCGGCGGGGCGCCCGGCGGGAACCGCGCCGACGCGGTCCGCAGCTCCCGCGGAGGGCTGCTAGGCTCTCCGCCATGCTCACGCTGCGGATCTTCGTCGTGTTCGCCTTCGCGCACGTCACGTCGAACTTCGTGCGGCAAGCGAACGCGGTGATCGCCGGGGACCTCCGCCGCGACCTGGCGATGGACCCCTCCGACCTGGGGTGGATGACCAGCCTGTTCCTCCTGGCGTTCGCCGCCGCGCAGGTCCCGCTCGGGGTGGCGTTGGACCGCTACGGCGCGCGCCGCGTCGTCCCGACCCTGATGGCGGTCGCCGTGCTCGGGGCGGTCGCGTTCGCCCTCGGACGCGACGTCGCGACGTTGACCGCGGCCCGCGCCCTCATGGGTCTCGGGACCGCCGGGATCCTCATGGGTGGCCTGAAGGCGTTGTCGGGCGGCCTGTCGCCCCGCCGCTTCGCGTCGGTGTCCGGCGCGCTGGTGGCGGTCGGCTCGTCGGGCGGCCTCCTGGCCGCGACGCCGTTGGCGCTCGCGGCGGACGCGTTCGGGTGGCGCGCGACGTTCCTCGGGGCCGCCGTCGCACTGGCGGTCGCCGCCGTCCTCGTCGCGGTGGGGGGCCGCGCCGCCCCGGTGCCGACCTCGGCCCACGCGGAGGGGCCCGACGGCGGCTTCAAGGCGCTGTTCACCTCCCCCACCTTCCTCCGCGCGTCGTTCCTGGGCCTCGCGACGACCGGCGTGGCGTTCGCCTACCAGGGCCTGTGGGCGGGGCCGTACCTGACGGATGCGGTCGGGCTGGCGCGCGTCCCGACCGGCAACGTCCTGCTGGCGTTCGCCGTCGGGGCGTCGGCGGGCTACCTCGTGCTCGGGGCGCTCGCGGAACGCGTCGGCGTGGGCCGCGTCGCGGGCCTCGCCGGCGCGGTCTTCACCGCCACGCAGCTCGCGTTGGCGTTCGCGCCGGCGGCGGGGGGCGGCCGGCTGGCCGCCCTCTTCGTGCTCCTGGGCGTGGCGGGCGCGGCGTCGGGCCTGCTGTACGCCCTGGTGCGGAGCCACTTCCCCCCGTCGCTGACCGGGCGGGCGGTGACGGGCGTGAACCTGTTCGTGTTCGCCGGCGGCTTCGCCGTACAGGGCCTGCTCGGCGTGTGGCTGGACGCCGGCCTCGGCGGCCACGCGTCGCTGTTCCTCCTCACCGCCGGGCTCGGCGCCGTCGCGACGCTCGTCTTCCTGCCCGAGGCGCGGGGGACGGCCTGAGGCCGGCGTCCCCCGACCCCGCTCGCGCGGGGCTCACCCCTCGGGGTCGGCGACGCGCACCAGCCGTACCTCGCGTTGGGGATAGGGGATGGCGACGTCGGCGGCGTCGAACGCCAGCTTCACGGCCCGCGGGAGCCGCAACGACACCGGGTACAGGTCGTCGGGCGCCGTCCAGGCGCGCAGCCGCACCGTCACGGCGCTGGCCGCGAGCTCGGTGACGTGCACCTCGGGGGCCGGATCCTCCAACACGGCGTCGTCGGCCTCCAGGACCTCGCGCGCGACGCGCAACGCCACGTCGACGTCGCCCTCGTAGGCGACGCCCACCTCCAGGTCGAGACGCCGGCGGGTCGCCTGCGACAGGTTCCGGATGGCGCCGCTCCACACCGCGTCGTTGGGGGGGTAGACCACGACGCCGTCCCACGTCCGCAGGCGGGTCTTGAAGGCACCGACCTCCTCGACGACGCCGCCCACGCCGGCGACCTCGACGGCGTCCCCGACCCGGAACGGCCGGAGGGCGAGGAGCATCGCGCCGGCCGCGACGTTCGAGAGGGTGCTCTGCAGGGCCAGACCGATCGTGAGGCCCGCCGCGCCGAGCAGCGCGACCAGGCTCGCGGTCTGCACCCCGAGCCGCCCGAGGACGGCGACCAGGACGACGGCGAGGACGGCCCAACGCACGGCGCGGGCGGCGAGGTCGGCGACGGGTCCGTGCGCGGTGCGCCGCACGGCGCTCGCCGCGGCGCCGGCGGCGAACCAGCCGGCGACGGCGATGAGGGCGGCGACGGCGAGGGTCGCCGCCCCACCCACCCAGGACGTGGCGAGGGGGGCGTCGAACATGGGGTTCTCCTTCCGGGGTGCGCAGGGCGGACCCCTGCGGGAAGCCTACGTCCTCGCCGGCCGGACCCGACGCAGGGACGTACGCCCCTCAGGGCGCGTCGGTCGGCTCGGGGGCCGCGTCGGGGGTGGGCATCGCGTCGCTGGGGCTCGTCGCGGGGGCGCGGAGGCCGAGCGAGGACTCGGCGATCACGATGCGGACCTCGTCGGGATCCATGAAGCCCTGGCGCCGCGCCAACCCCTCGCGGAACCCCTCGTCGTCGGCGCGGTCGGCGATGGCGCGGAGCGCCTCCACCTCGGCGCGGGCGGCGGCGAGGTCCGCCTCGAGGGCCGCGATCGCCCGACGGTGCCGCACCGTCCGGTCGATCTCCACGATCGTCAAGAAGGCGACCTGCAGCAGGCCGACGACGGCGAACGCCGCCAGCCACCGAAAGCCCCGCCGGGTGGCGGCGTCGTGGGCGGTCGACGACGGGACGTCGGGCGGTCCGTCGGGCATGCCGCGAGTCTACCGGGCGGCGTCGGGCGCCCCGTCGTCGCCGAACAGCGCCCCCTGCCGAGGGCCCGGGTCCGCGACGTCCGGCAACGCGGTCACCGGCCGGTACTCGAGGCCGAGCTCCTCGAGCCGGGTGCGGGCGGGCGCCGTCACCTCCGGCGACGCGAGGATGCCGCGCACCTCCCGCGCGAGCGTCTCGCGCAACCGCGCGACGTAGCGCTGCAACTGCTGGACCGCTTCGTGCGTCGCGCGTCCCCGCTTGAGTTCGACCACCACCAGGCGGCCCTCGACGTCGCGGGCGTACAGGTCGATGCCGCCGACGTCGGTCGGCACCTCCATCTCGACGAGTTCCAGTCCCTCCTCGATGACGTCGGGGTTGGCCGCCAGCGCCCGCTGCATCTGCGCTTCGCTGCCCCGCAGCACCAAGCCGCCCTCGTCGCGAGGCACCGTCGCGACGGCGTAGGCGACGTCGAGGAAGGCGACGCGCACGAGTTCGTGCGGCGTCGCGCGTTCGGCGACGAGGATGGCTCGGCCGTCGTCGGCGAACACCTCGAGACCGTCGACCACCGGTTGCCAATTGAGGGGCTTGATGCCGCGCGCGGCGTGGATCTGCAGGCTGCGGTCGGGTTTGAGCAGGAGCAGGTAATCGCCGGCGTCGGCGCTGCTGGCGGCCCGGCCGTGGTAGACGACCTCCATCTCGCCCGCCACCTGCAGCCAGCGGCCTCCCTCGGCGGTCTCCCGCCGGAAGAACCCGAGCAGGGTCTCGGTATCGGGCTCGAACAACGTCGCGGCGATCACGGGGCCTCCGGACGGGAGGCTACCACCGACCCCCCACGGGGCCGCGCGGTCCCGCGCGGCCCCGTGGGGACGTCGCGGTAGCATGCCGGCATGGGTCGACTCGGAGCGCACGTATCCGTCTCCGGCGGCGCGGACCAGGCGGTGGCGCGCGCCACCGACCTCGGTTGCGACGCCTTCCAGATCTTCGTCAAGAGCCCCAACCGGTGGTCGAACAAGCCGCGTCCCGCCGCCGAAGCGGAGGCGTTCCGGACCGCGCGGGAGGCGAGCGGCCTGCCGGTCGTCGCGCACGCGGGCTACCTGATCAACCTCGCGAGCCCCGACGCGTCGACCCGCGAGAAATCCCGCGCGTCGCTGCTCGACGAACTGCGGCGCTGCGACGCGCTCGGGGTTCCGGGCTTGGTGTTGCACCCCGGCGCCCCGAAGGACGACGGGCGGGAGGTCGGCATCGACCGGGTCGCCCAGGGCCTCGACGCGGTGTACGCCGACCTCGGGGCGTCGGACGTCCGCGTCCTGCTCGAGAACACCGCGGGGCAGGGCAGCACCCTCGGCGTGGACGTCGCCGAACTCGAAGCGATCCGCGGGCGCCTCGACGCGCCGGAGCGGACCGGCGTGTGCCTCGACACCTGCCACGCCTTCGCCGCCGGCATCGACCTGCGCGACGAGGACGCCTACGAGCGCCTCGTCGGCGAGGTCGCCGACGGGCCGGGCCTGGCGGCGGTGGGGGCGTGGCACCTCAACGATTCGGCGTTCCCGCTCGGCCAGCACCGCGACCGGCACGCGAACGTCGGCGACGGCGAGATCGGCGTGGAGGCGTTCGCGCGGCTCCTCCACGACCCGCGCTTCGCGGACGTGCCGATGACCCTCGAGACCCCCCTCGGGGACGACGGCCAGGGTCACGCCCGCGATCTGGCGACGTTGCGGTCGCTGAGCACGCCCGCCGCCGACTGACGCGTCAGTCGGCGTCCACCCCGTAGCGTCCCCGCTGGTAGAGGAGCGGCGCGCCGTCCTGGACGGCGGCCGCCTCGACCTCGCCGACGAACAACGTGTGGTCGCCGGTGACGACGCGATCGACGATGCGGCAGCCGAGCTGGACGAGGGCGCCGGTGAGCACCGGCGCGCCGGCGGCGTCCTCCCACGCGAGGGGCGGGTCGACGTCGCGACCGGCGAAGCGGTCGGAGATCGCGCGCTGGTCGGCGGCGAGGACCGACACGCCGTAGCGCTCGACCGCGTCGAGGGCGGCGTGCGCGCCGGCGCCGCGATCGATCGACACGCCCACGAGGGGCGGCTCGAGCGACAGCGAGGTGAAGGCGTTGACGGTGATGCCGCGAGGCCCGTCGGGCGTATGCATCGCCGTGATCGTCACTCCGGTCGCGAAGCGGCCCAGCGCGTCGCGGAAGGTCTTCGCGTCCATGGGGTTCCCTTCCCGCGCCACGGCGTGCCCGCGCGGCGCACCGGGCCAAGGTACCCCCGACCGCCGGGCCGCGGTGTGGTCCCGGCGCCACGCTGGGCGGCCCCCGGGCGTGCGGTGCGCACCGGGGTAGGCTCGCGCGCATGAGCGACGCCGCCGCCCCCACCGCACCCCGCGCCGACGCCCCCGACGTCCCGCCGCTCCGGCGCCTGTGGCGGTACGCCGGGGGGTACCGCCCCCGGATCCTGCGCGCCGCGACGTTCAGCGTCCTGAACNNNNNNNNNNNNNNNNNNNNNNNNNNNNNNNNNNNNNNNNNNNNNNNNNNNNNNNNNNNNNNNNNNNNNNNNNNNNNNNNNNNNNNNNNNNNNNNNNNNNGTTCGACCTGGCCCCGCCGTTCCTGATCGGCGTCGCGGTCGACAGCGTCGTCGGGGGGGACGGGTCGTGGTTGGGCCGGACGTTCGGGATCGGGGCGCAGGAGCAACTGGCGGTCCTGGCCGCCGCGACGTTCGTGGTGTGGGCGCTCGAGTCGGTGACCGAGTACGTCTTTCAGGTGCAGTGGCGCGGCCTCGCGCAGGCGCTGGAGCACGACCTGCGGTGCGAGACGTACGACCACGTCCAACGCCAGGGGGTCGGCCTGTTCGAGCGGCGTACGACCGGCGGCCTCATGAGCGTGCTCAACGACGACGTCAACCAGCTCGAGCGCTTCCTGGACGTCGGGGCGAACGAGGTCCTGCAACTCGTGACGACCGTCGCGCTGCTCGGCGCGTTCTTCTTCGTCGCCGCGCCCGGCGTCGCCTGGTTGGCGTTCCTGCCCATCCCGCTGATCGTGTGGGGGTCGCTGCGCTTCCAGCGGCGCATGGCGCCGCGCTACGCCGCGGTGCGCAGCGAGGTCGAGGCGATCAACCAGGACCTCGCGAACCACCTGGCCGGCATCGCGGTCATCAAGAGCTTCACGGCGGAGGACCGGGCGGCGGAGCGGATCGCGGCGGGATCGCGGCGCTACCTGGCGGCGAACGAACGCGCGATCCGGATTTCGTCGGCGTTCGTGCCGCTCATCCGCATGGCGATCGTCGTGGGGTTCATGGCGACGCTCGTGTGGGGCGGCACGCTGGCGATCGCCGGGGGGATCAGCGTCGGGATCTACAGCACGCTGGTGTTCATGACGCAGCGCTTGTTGTGGCCGCTCACCCGCCTCGGCCAGACGTTCGATCTCTACCAACGCGCGATGGCGTCGACGCGCCGGATCTTCGCGTTGCTCGACGTCGACGCCGCCCTCCGCGACGGGCTCGACCCGCTGCCCGCCCCCGCCGCGGGGGGGCCGGCGGGCGGCCCCGCCCCCCGGGCGATGGCGCTCGAGGGCGTGCACTTCGCCTACCCGGGCGGCGCGCCGGTGCTGCGCGGGCTCGACCTGGCGTTCCCGGCCGGCACGACGACCGGCGTGGTGGGGGCGACGGGGGCGGGCAAGTCCACCCTCGTGAAGCTCTTGTTGCGCTTCCACGATCCCGACGCCGGGCGCGTGACGCTCGACGGGGCGGACCTGCGCGCGCTGGCGCGGACCGACGTGCGGCGCGCGATCGGTCTCGTCTCGCAGGACGTCTACCTGTTCCACGGGTCGGTGCGCGAGAACCTGGCGGTCGGCCGGCCCGGCGCGGACGACGCCGCCCTGTGGGCGGCGCTCGACCGCGCGGAGGCCGCCGACTTCGTCGCGGCCCTCCCGCGCGGCCTCGACACCCGCGTCGGGGAGCGCGGCCACACCCTCTCGGGCGGTCAGCGGCAACGCCTGT
The Trueperaceae bacterium DNA segment above includes these coding regions:
- the nucS gene encoding endonuclease NucS is translated as MIAATLFEPDTETLLGFFRRETAEGGRWLQVAGEMEVVYHGRAASSADAGDYLLLLKPDRSLQIHAARGIKPLNWQPVVDGLEVFADDGRAILVAERATPHELVRVAFLDVAYAVATVPRDEGGLVLRGSEAQMQRALAANPDVIEEGLELVEMEVPTDVGGIDLYARDVEGRLVVVELKRGRATHEAVQQLQRYVARLRETLAREVRGILASPEVTAPARTRLEELGLEYRPVTALPDVADPGPRQGALFGDDGAPDAAR
- a CDS encoding deoxyribonuclease IV — translated: MGRLGAHVSVSGGADQAVARATDLGCDAFQIFVKSPNRWSNKPRPAAEAEAFRTAREASGLPVVAHAGYLINLASPDASTREKSRASLLDELRRCDALGVPGLVLHPGAPKDDGREVGIDRVAQGLDAVYADLGASDVRVLLENTAGQGSTLGVDVAELEAIRGRLDAPERTGVCLDTCHAFAAGIDLRDEDAYERLVGEVADGPGLAAVGAWHLNDSAFPLGQHRDRHANVGDGEIGVEAFARLLHDPRFADVPMTLETPLGDDGQGHARDLATLRSLSTPAAD
- a CDS encoding single-stranded DNA-binding protein gives rise to the protein MALGLNSLLLIGTLVREPDLRYTPKGDAVLRLDLGGDEHARDEDGAPRTRPWYQRATVFGAQAERVADHLRVGTPVWLEGHLEQARWTDDDGRTRSRLDVIGTRIERLDVGGRDPEDPVAFDARDQPRLRDAVNHVRVLGNLARDADLTRPSDGPERVALVVAVQDRAPRGGDAPVHYVDVRAWRDVALAAGDLAKGDAAFVEGRLVNDAWTDASGEKRYATRVEAVRIETVQRLPRSAMPDVAVPPDATAGETPASA
- a CDS encoding flavin reductase family protein, with the protein product MDAKTFRDALGRFATGVTITAMHTPDGPRGITVNAFTSLSLEPPLVGVSIDRGAGAHAALDAVERYGVSVLAADQRAISDRFAGRDVDPPLAWEDAAGAPVLTGALVQLGCRIVDRVVTGDHTLFVGEVEAAAVQDGAPLLYQRGRYGVDAD
- a CDS encoding ABC transporter ATP-binding protein, which gives rise to FDLAPPFLIGVAVDSVVGGDGSWLGRTFGIGAQEQLAVLAAATFVVWALESVTEYVFQVQWRGLAQALEHDLRCETYDHVQRQGVGLFERRTTGGLMSVLNDDVNQLERFLDVGANEVLQLVTTVALLGAFFFVAAPGVAWLAFLPIPLIVWGSLRFQRRMAPRYAAVRSEVEAINQDLANHLAGIAVIKSFTAEDRAAERIAAGSRRYLAANERAIRISSAFVPLIRMAIVVGFMATLVWGGTLAIAGGISVGIYSTLVFMTQRLLWPLTRLGQTFDLYQRAMASTRRIFALLDVDAALRDGLDPLPAPAAGGPAGGPAPRAMALEGVHFAYPGGAPVLRGLDLAFPAGTTTGVVGATGAGKSTLVKLLLRFHDPDAGRVTLDGADLRALARTDVRRAIGLVSQDVYLFHGSVRENLAVGRPGADDAALWAALDRAEAADFVAALPRGLDTRVGERGHTLSGGQRQRLSLARALLKDPPVLILDEATSAVDNETEAAIQRSLRTVTEHRTTIVIAHRLSTIRHADAIHVLEGGRLVESGRHEALRARGGTYAGLWTVQTGAAGA
- a CDS encoding mechanosensitive ion channel, with the protein product MFDAPLATSWVGGAATLAVAALIAVAGWFAAGAAASAVRRTAHGPVADLAARAVRWAVLAVVLVAVLGRLGVQTASLVALLGAAGLTIGLALQSTLSNVAAGAMLLALRPFRVGDAVEVAGVGGVVEEVGAFKTRLRTWDGVVVYPPNDAVWSGAIRNLSQATRRRLDLEVGVAYEGDVDVALRVAREVLEADDAVLEDPAPEVHVTELAASAVTVRLRAWTAPDDLYPVSLRLPRAVKLAFDAADVAIPYPQREVRLVRVADPEG
- a CDS encoding MFS transporter, translated to MLTLRIFVVFAFAHVTSNFVRQANAVIAGDLRRDLAMDPSDLGWMTSLFLLAFAAAQVPLGVALDRYGARRVVPTLMAVAVLGAVAFALGRDVATLTAARALMGLGTAGILMGGLKALSGGLSPRRFASVSGALVAVGSSGGLLAATPLALAADAFGWRATFLGAAVALAVAAVLVAVGGRAAPVPTSAHAEGPDGGFKALFTSPTFLRASFLGLATTGVAFAYQGLWAGPYLTDAVGLARVPTGNVLLAFAVGASAGYLVLGALAERVGVGRVAGLAGAVFTATQLALAFAPAAGGGRLAALFVLLGVAGAASGLLYALVRSHFPPSLTGRAVTGVNLFVFAGGFAVQGLLGVWLDAGLGGHASLFLLTAGLGAVATLVFLPEARGTA